A single genomic interval of Metasolibacillus fluoroglycofenilyticus harbors:
- a CDS encoding dihydroorotate dehydrogenase: MSRINLELPGLSLKNPIMPASGCFGFGREYAQLYDLSKLGAIMIKATTLETRAGNPTPRVAETAAGMLNAIGLQNPGLEKVMNEELKFLEGYDVPIIANVAGTEVTDYVEVARQISTAANVKALELNISCPNVKCGGIQFGTDPATAQELTAAVKAVSSVPVYVKLSPNVTSVVDIAKAVETGGADGITMINTLVGMRLHEKTGKPVIANGTGGLSGPAVKPVAIRMVYEVYKAVTIPIIGMGGVTNVQDVIDFMSAGASAVAVGTANFVDHFVCPNIIEALPAKLDELGVGHISEIIGRSHR; this comes from the coding sequence TTAGAGTTACCCGGATTATCGTTAAAAAACCCGATTATGCCAGCATCTGGCTGCTTTGGCTTCGGACGTGAATATGCGCAGCTTTATGATTTATCAAAGCTAGGCGCTATAATGATTAAGGCTACAACGCTAGAAACTCGCGCGGGCAATCCAACACCACGTGTAGCCGAAACAGCAGCGGGCATGTTAAACGCAATCGGGCTACAAAACCCTGGTCTTGAAAAAGTAATGAACGAAGAATTGAAGTTTTTAGAAGGCTATGATGTGCCAATTATCGCCAATGTAGCAGGCACAGAGGTGACTGACTATGTAGAGGTGGCACGCCAAATTTCGACCGCGGCAAATGTTAAAGCACTAGAGCTCAATATTTCTTGTCCGAATGTTAAATGTGGCGGTATCCAGTTTGGAACAGACCCTGCAACAGCACAAGAATTAACCGCGGCGGTGAAGGCTGTATCGAGCGTTCCAGTTTATGTAAAGCTATCACCGAATGTTACGAGTGTTGTAGATATCGCAAAGGCAGTAGAAACGGGCGGTGCAGACGGTATTACGATGATTAATACATTAGTCGGCATGCGTCTACACGAAAAAACAGGAAAGCCTGTAATCGCTAATGGAACAGGGGGGCTATCTGGCCCTGCGGTAAAGCCTGTTGCGATTCGCATGGTTTACGAAGTATATAAGGCAGTTACTATTCCAATTATCGGCATGGGTGGCGTTACGAACGTACAGGACGTTATTGATTTTATGTCGGCAGGTGCTTCAGCGGTAGCGGTTGGTACAGCAAACTTCGTCGACCATTTCGTTTGTCCAAATATTATCGAGGCATTGCCAGCAAAGCTAGATGAGCTAGGTGTAGGTCATATTTCAGAAATTATCGGAAGGAGTCACCGTTAA